The segment AAACGATGTATAAAATAATTAGGAAAGAGATATTCTCTCCAACCACTTATATGTGGGAGATAGAGGCGCCCGATATAGCACAGGCATCCAGACCCGGGCAGTTTGTTATAGTCCATCACAGCAGCACCTCAGAGCGCATCCCCCTGACCATAGCCGATTATAATACCGGCAGGGGTACAATTACTCTCGTTATTCAGGTGGTTGGGAAAACCTCTAAAGAGATGACCTCATACGAACCGGGTGATTCCATTTTAAATGTGGCAGGACCGCTGGGTGAGGCCTCACATATCATGAAATTCGGAACCGTAGTAATGGTGGGAGGGGGCTTAGGGGTAGCCCCTGTATATCCTCAGTTGCGTGCCTTTAAAGAAGCAGGGAACCACACCATATCAATAGTAGGGTTCAGGTCTAAGGAAATAGTTTTTTGGGAAGAGCGTTTCAGGTATTTTTCAGATGAATTGATTGTAACCACCGATGACGGCTCTTATGGTGAAAAAGGCTTAGTAACCGAGCCTCTTAAAAGGCTTGTAAGTCACGGAGGGGTTAATCTGGTTATAGCAATCGGTCCGCTTGTTATGATGCGGGCATGTGCTGAGGTAACGCGGCCATTTGGAGTAAAAACCATCGTCTCTTTAAACCCGATAATGGTTGACGGCACCGGTATGTGCGGCAGTTGCAGGGTTAGTGTCGGCAATGAGGTTAAATTTGCCTGTATAGACGGCCCCGATATGGACGGCCATATTGTTAATTTCGATGAATTGCTTATCCGGCAAAGGCGTTTCGATAAATACGAGAAAATAGCGCTCAAGAGGTTCGACAGCTCACAGTGACATATAATATTGTAGAAGAAGAAAAGCCGAAAAATATCAACACAATTAATCCCCACAGGACGGAGGCAGGACACCAGGATGCAAAAGTACGCCGTAAAAACTTTCTGGAGGTTGTCACCGGCTATGATGAGAAGGCCGCCCATTCAGAGGCAAATCGTTGTCTTCAGTGCAAAAAGCCAGCCTGCATAACAGGCTGTCCGGTTAATATCAATATAAAGGGATTTATAAATGCCGTTACAAAGCATCGGTACGAGGTTGCCTATAGGATAATAACAGAGGCTAACCTTTTTCCGTCAATTTGTGGCAGGGTGTGTCCACAGGAGGTGCAATGTGAGGCAAAGTGTTTGGTTGGGAAAAAACATGCACCTGTAGCCATCGGAACACTGGAACGTTTCGTCGGTGACATTGCAATGAAAAACGATTGGAAAGATAACTCTGAAATAAAGCGCATTGGGAAGCGTGCAGCCATCATAGGTTCAGGTCCCTCAGGGCTTGCCTGTGCCTCTGATTTGGCAAAAGCCGGCTTTGAGGTTGTAATCTTTGAAGCGCTTCACTTACCCGGGGGCGTTTTAATGTATGGAATCCCTGAGTTTCGCTTGCCCAAAGGG is part of the Nitrospirae bacterium YQR-1 genome and harbors:
- a CDS encoding sulfide/dihydroorotate dehydrogenase-like FAD/NAD-binding protein, yielding MYKIIRKEIFSPTTYMWEIEAPDIAQASRPGQFVIVHHSSTSERIPLTIADYNTGRGTITLVIQVVGKTSKEMTSYEPGDSILNVAGPLGEASHIMKFGTVVMVGGGLGVAPVYPQLRAFKEAGNHTISIVGFRSKEIVFWEERFRYFSDELIVTTDDGSYGEKGLVTEPLKRLVSHGGVNLVIAIGPLVMMRACAEVTRPFGVKTIVSLNPIMVDGTGMCGSCRVSVGNEVKFACIDGPDMDGHIVNFDELLIRQRRFDKYEKIALKRFDSSQ